A stretch of Chitinophaga caeni DNA encodes these proteins:
- a CDS encoding tetratricopeptide repeat protein, producing MNEQDFELIDQYLSGTMPSQEKEEFLERIAAEPELKAALEEWQAAQAELRQFLKPDENREQLQKHLAARRDLYFSHKKASIKTAKGYVISAFATAAVIAGLLFWSPWQKDITKEFPPTHMISATERGIESNNDLEAAENFYNDGQYAKAIPFLSNLLAKDPEDAFARYHRGVSFLENKQYETARADLLIIYNGESIFKYEGAFYIALSYLKQKDREKCKEWLAKIPENAGNYFKAQRLLKELK from the coding sequence ATGAATGAACAGGATTTTGAATTAATAGATCAATACCTTTCAGGTACGATGCCCTCGCAAGAAAAAGAGGAGTTCCTGGAAAGAATAGCGGCTGAACCCGAATTAAAAGCGGCCTTGGAAGAGTGGCAAGCCGCACAGGCAGAGTTACGCCAGTTCTTGAAACCGGATGAAAACCGGGAGCAGCTGCAAAAACACCTTGCAGCACGAAGGGATTTATATTTCTCCCATAAGAAAGCTTCTATTAAAACCGCCAAAGGCTACGTAATATCGGCTTTTGCTACTGCTGCCGTTATCGCGGGTTTACTTTTCTGGTCGCCATGGCAAAAAGATATTACCAAGGAATTTCCACCTACGCATATGATCAGCGCCACGGAAAGGGGCATCGAAAGCAATAATGATCTCGAAGCTGCTGAAAATTTTTATAATGACGGGCAATATGCCAAGGCCATCCCCTTTTTATCGAATCTCTTAGCTAAAGATCCGGAAGATGCTTTCGCACGCTACCACAGGGGTGTTTCTTTCCTGGAAAATAAGCAGTATGAGACTGCCAGGGCGGACTTGTTGATTATCTATAACGGTGAGTCCATCTTCAAATATGAAGGGGCATTCTACATTGCTTTAAGTTACCTCAAACAGAAAGATCGTGAAAAATGTAAAGAGTGGTTGGCCAAGATTCCTGAAAATGCAGGCAATTATTTCAAAGCACAAAGATTATTAAAGGAGTTAAAATAA
- a CDS encoding alpha-L-fucosidase has translation MKTKLWLLLVCVCLSSFTRLNAQKKLFNESAAQKKERLAWWTYDRFGMFIHWGLYALPARHEWVKNRERLTSDQYQKYFEIFNPDLYNPTEWARMAKAAGMKYAVLTTKHHEGFCLFDSKYTDYTAMNTPIHKDLVKEFVDAFKAEGLKVGFYYSLIDWHHPDFTVDRNHPQRTNSDEEYEKMNKGKDMAKYREYLKNQVRELLTNYGKIDILWLDFSYPGKHGKGKDDWGSIELVKMVRKLQPGIIINDRLDLKEYDDAWDFITPEQYKVPAWPTDANGNKLYWETCQTFSGSWGYYRDENTWKDTKQLLGLLIESVSKGGNLLLNVGPTARGMFDERAQSALAAMGDWMKFNSPSIYGCTQAPDKFNKVDNALLTYNPKTNRLYVHLLDYPLNLLNLPGYKGKVKYAQFLHDNSEIKMTEGSGHWDKNSSYQEGDVKLLLPVQKPNQVIPVIELILEDGK, from the coding sequence ATGAAAACAAAACTTTGGCTACTTCTTGTATGTGTTTGTTTGAGCAGTTTTACCCGGTTGAATGCTCAGAAAAAGTTATTTAATGAAAGTGCGGCACAGAAAAAGGAACGGCTGGCCTGGTGGACATACGATCGTTTCGGGATGTTCATCCATTGGGGATTGTATGCCCTACCTGCCCGCCACGAATGGGTGAAAAACCGGGAACGGTTAACTAGCGACCAATACCAGAAATATTTCGAAATATTCAATCCAGATTTATATAATCCTACGGAATGGGCTAGAATGGCCAAAGCAGCGGGGATGAAATATGCAGTTTTAACAACCAAACACCACGAAGGGTTTTGCTTGTTCGATTCAAAATATACGGATTATACGGCGATGAATACACCTATTCATAAAGATCTTGTAAAAGAGTTCGTGGATGCCTTCAAAGCCGAGGGACTAAAAGTCGGATTTTATTATTCCCTGATCGATTGGCATCATCCCGATTTTACCGTAGATAGAAATCACCCGCAACGCACCAACAGCGATGAAGAGTATGAGAAGATGAACAAAGGCAAGGATATGGCTAAATACCGTGAATACCTGAAGAATCAAGTACGGGAGTTGTTGACGAATTACGGCAAGATCGACATTCTCTGGTTAGATTTCTCTTACCCCGGTAAGCATGGTAAGGGTAAAGATGATTGGGGTTCTATAGAATTAGTGAAGATGGTGCGCAAGTTGCAGCCTGGTATCATTATCAATGACAGGTTGGATCTCAAGGAATACGATGACGCATGGGATTTTATCACGCCTGAACAATACAAAGTTCCGGCATGGCCAACCGATGCAAACGGTAATAAGCTGTATTGGGAAACTTGCCAAACTTTTTCCGGCTCATGGGGGTATTACCGCGATGAGAATACTTGGAAGGATACGAAGCAATTGTTGGGATTGTTAATAGAATCGGTTAGTAAAGGTGGTAACTTATTGTTGAACGTGGGGCCGACAGCGAGGGGCATGTTCGATGAAAGGGCGCAATCTGCTTTAGCCGCGATGGGCGATTGGATGAAGTTTAATTCCCCTTCAATTTACGGTTGTACGCAGGCGCCGGATAAATTCAACAAGGTTGATAATGCTTTATTGACATATAATCCCAAGACGAACCGCCTATATGTACACTTGCTGGATTACCCGTTAAACCTGTTGAACCTGCCCGGATATAAAGGGAAAGTGAAATATGCACAGTTTTTACACGATAATTCGGAGATCAAAATGACGGAAGGTTCCGGGCATTGGGATAAGAATAGCAGTTACCAAGAAGGGGATGTAAAATTATTATTACCTGTCCAAAAGCCGAACCAGGTGATACCCGTTATAGAGTTGATCTTGGAAGACGGGAAATAG
- a CDS encoding HTH domain-containing protein, with translation MPKRYFERLQTIDYLIRIKGTGKPGQLAKRLRISERTLYEFLKMMKDLGAPIEYDRYKESYFYAEKGGFNMRFTKSLVAMLLLLVLAI, from the coding sequence ATGCCAAAACGTTATTTTGAACGACTTCAAACCATTGACTACCTTATCCGTATTAAGGGTACCGGTAAACCAGGACAGCTAGCCAAACGACTAAGAATATCGGAGCGTACCTTGTACGAATTTCTGAAGATGATGAAGGACCTGGGAGCGCCGATCGAATATGATCGGTATAAGGAAAGTTATTTCTATGCTGAAAAAGGTGGATTCAATATGCGATTTACCAAGAGCCTCGTTGCTATGTTACTATTATTGGTACTCGCAATTTGA
- a CDS encoding glycoside hydrolase family 95 protein, translating into MKIKNAIRVLSCWILSTSVFGTPVVWGQQKIDPSNTLFFKEPAQHFYEALPLGNGSLGALVFGGPNHDRIVLNEKTLWSGGVQDPDRENAYQSLAKIQEYLIAGDNKSAQDLLQKNFVAKGQGSGFGNGANVPYGCYQVLADCFIDWKDTTNAYTNYKRYLYLDSSIVITSWERDGIKFQQDIFSSIPAKVIAIKLKASEKGALNFTVGLHRKEHAKVSASGNQVTLDGQLPNGDKAGMKFASVLKASLKSGQIKVVSDKLEISNADEVLLIIGAATDYNIKNVAKPGPKPLPQVMRDVKKASKETFDKLFVEHLSRFKYYYDKASFKLNASEPGTGALSTPERLVRYADNNDDPQLPVLYYNFGRYLLISSSLPGSLPANLQGIWAEEYQTPWNGDYHLNINIQMNYWLAEANGLGDLTLPLHEFTRSLVEPGKKTAKAYYDAPGWVAHVIANPWGFTAPGEGAGWGSTLTGGAWLTEHIWEHYNFTRDTDFLKKYYPVLKEAALFFSSILIEEPKHHWLVTAPSNSPENTYVMPNGFKGQTCMGPTMDMQICRELFNNTIQAAAILNVDSKFSERLKNIIPRLAPNQIGAAGDLNEWLDDWADGEPQHRHVSHLYGLHPYDEITTWDTPELAKAVKETLRQRGDGGTGWSKAWKINFWARLGDGDHALKLLHQLLHPVAIPGNHIQYSGGGTYANLFCAHPPFQIDGNLGGTAGITEMLLQSQGKNQTIRILPALPTQASWQAGSVKGLRARGAFQLDFNWANGQLQKGDIYSLKGNECSLYLPENFYVIDEDNEIMAKKVPYARIVTFPTQSLKHYKIISEFER; encoded by the coding sequence ATGAAAATAAAAAATGCTATTAGAGTTTTAAGTTGTTGGATCCTGTCGACCTCGGTTTTTGGTACGCCCGTTGTTTGGGGACAACAAAAAATCGATCCTTCAAATACATTATTTTTTAAAGAGCCGGCTCAACATTTTTACGAGGCGCTACCATTAGGAAATGGATCCTTGGGAGCTTTGGTATTTGGAGGCCCGAACCATGATAGGATCGTATTAAATGAAAAAACATTATGGTCGGGCGGGGTTCAAGATCCTGATAGGGAAAATGCATATCAATCGTTAGCCAAAATTCAGGAATATTTAATTGCAGGAGATAACAAATCTGCACAGGATTTATTGCAAAAAAACTTCGTTGCCAAGGGACAAGGTTCAGGATTTGGTAACGGGGCAAATGTTCCTTACGGCTGTTACCAAGTTTTAGCCGATTGTTTTATCGATTGGAAAGACACTACTAACGCATATACTAACTATAAAAGATATTTATACCTCGACAGCTCTATTGTCATTACTTCATGGGAACGCGATGGCATTAAATTTCAACAAGATATTTTTTCGTCTATCCCTGCCAAAGTGATTGCAATCAAATTAAAGGCCTCGGAAAAGGGGGCGCTCAATTTTACGGTGGGCCTGCACAGGAAAGAACATGCCAAGGTTAGTGCAAGCGGCAACCAGGTTACCTTGGATGGCCAGCTTCCCAACGGGGATAAAGCCGGGATGAAGTTTGCCAGCGTATTGAAAGCGAGCTTGAAGTCCGGACAAATTAAAGTTGTGTCTGATAAGCTGGAGATTTCCAATGCAGATGAAGTATTATTAATTATAGGGGCAGCAACCGATTACAATATTAAAAACGTGGCGAAACCTGGGCCCAAGCCGCTGCCACAAGTGATGCGGGATGTGAAAAAGGCATCCAAAGAAACATTCGACAAGCTATTTGTTGAACACCTTTCCCGTTTTAAATATTATTATGATAAAGCTTCCTTTAAATTGAATGCTTCCGAACCCGGAACCGGGGCATTATCTACCCCTGAAAGACTGGTGAGGTATGCCGACAATAACGACGATCCGCAATTACCCGTTTTATATTACAACTTCGGCAGGTACCTGCTCATTTCAAGCTCTTTACCCGGATCATTGCCAGCCAATTTGCAAGGAATTTGGGCCGAAGAATATCAAACCCCTTGGAATGGTGATTACCATTTGAATATTAATATCCAGATGAATTATTGGCTAGCAGAAGCGAACGGGTTAGGCGATTTGACTTTGCCACTCCATGAATTTACCCGCTCCCTCGTGGAACCGGGCAAGAAAACTGCCAAAGCTTATTACGATGCCCCGGGATGGGTAGCGCACGTTATTGCCAATCCATGGGGTTTCACTGCTCCAGGTGAAGGCGCCGGTTGGGGCTCTACCCTAACCGGGGGCGCTTGGTTGACCGAGCATATCTGGGAACATTATAATTTTACAAGGGATACTGATTTCTTAAAAAAATATTACCCGGTATTGAAAGAAGCAGCCCTGTTTTTCTCTTCAATACTCATCGAAGAACCGAAACACCATTGGCTCGTTACCGCACCTTCAAATTCGCCGGAAAACACTTATGTTATGCCCAATGGCTTCAAAGGCCAAACTTGCATGGGCCCTACCATGGACATGCAGATATGCCGGGAATTGTTTAACAATACCATCCAAGCAGCGGCAATATTGAATGTGGACAGCAAATTTTCGGAGCGTTTAAAAAATATCATCCCGCGATTAGCGCCCAATCAAATCGGTGCAGCAGGTGATTTAAATGAATGGTTAGATGATTGGGCCGATGGGGAACCCCAACATAGGCATGTATCACATCTTTACGGTTTACATCCCTATGATGAGATCACTACCTGGGATACCCCGGAACTAGCTAAGGCTGTAAAAGAAACATTACGCCAAAGGGGCGATGGTGGTACCGGTTGGTCGAAAGCGTGGAAAATTAACTTTTGGGCAAGGTTAGGAGATGGAGATCATGCCTTGAAATTATTACATCAACTTTTGCATCCGGTGGCTATTCCGGGCAACCATATTCAATATTCTGGCGGTGGCACTTATGCCAACCTATTCTGCGCCCACCCCCCATTCCAAATTGATGGCAACTTGGGAGGCACGGCCGGCATCACGGAAATGCTCCTTCAAAGCCAGGGTAAAAATCAAACTATACGTATATTACCGGCTTTACCAACACAGGCAAGCTGGCAGGCAGGAAGTGTTAAAGGCCTCAGGGCTCGCGGCGCCTTCCAGCTAGACTTTAACTGGGCAAATGGCCAACTGCAAAAAGGAGATATTTATTCACTAAAAGGAAATGAATGCTCCCTTTACTTGCCGGAAAATTTTTACGTGATAGATGAGGATAACGAGATCATGGCTAAAAAAGTTCCTTATGCAAGGATCGTTACATTCCCGACCCAATCATTAAAACATTATAAAATTATCTCTGAATTTGAACGTTAA
- a CDS encoding mechanosensitive ion channel family protein codes for MKMITRRYILSLLLLFTGIAGFGQDSLKQISRAPVLFENDTLFYINYAPNNISVTERAELISNRIEKVYGINNFKANDLNLQQDSAFSSIRYKDLTIMTITDEDAQINDLDRESLAKNYFNAIKGKLDQYAQFKDIRNVLLFIAEAMAVILGLVLLIWLINRFFRKFLYRFLLKQKYPAFSLGNYTILSPGKVGALVRQALKLLRLVIILIAIYFALPILFNIFPWTQPLAEKLINYVVAPIKKILHAIVNYIPNLLTIFVIYLFTRYVVRAVKFLATEVERGILKINGFYADWAQPTFKIVKVLLYTLMFVAIFPYLPGSQSKVFQGVSVFLGILISLGSSSAISNMIAGVVITYMRPFRIGDRIKVGEVMGDVIEKTLLVTRLRTIKNEEITIPNAIILSGQTINYTVACHESKGLILHTTVTIGYDVPWRQVHDLLINAALKTQGIIPDPKPFVLQTSLEDYYPSYQLNAYTDDASKMALTYSLLHQSIQDTFNEAGVEIMSPHYTALRDGNTAAMPEDSRPKGEPSTFKIHITKKTE; via the coding sequence ATGAAAATGATTACACGTCGATACATTTTATCCCTCCTGCTGCTTTTTACCGGCATCGCCGGGTTCGGGCAGGACAGCTTGAAACAAATATCAAGGGCCCCGGTATTATTCGAGAATGACACGCTGTTTTATATCAATTATGCCCCGAACAACATCAGCGTTACTGAAAGAGCGGAACTAATCAGCAACCGTATAGAGAAGGTTTACGGTATCAATAATTTCAAAGCAAATGACCTCAATTTACAACAAGACAGCGCCTTTAGCAGTATCCGGTATAAGGATCTCACCATCATGACAATTACGGATGAAGATGCACAGATAAATGATCTTGACCGGGAATCTTTAGCAAAGAATTATTTCAATGCTATTAAAGGTAAGCTGGATCAATACGCACAATTCAAGGATATCCGCAACGTCTTGCTTTTCATAGCAGAAGCCATGGCGGTAATCCTCGGGCTCGTCTTATTAATATGGTTAATCAACAGATTTTTTAGAAAGTTTTTATACCGCTTTTTATTAAAACAGAAATACCCGGCTTTTTCCCTCGGAAATTACACGATCCTTTCTCCTGGGAAGGTAGGGGCATTAGTCCGCCAGGCCTTAAAATTACTGCGCCTGGTGATTATATTGATCGCAATCTATTTTGCGTTACCGATACTATTTAACATTTTTCCCTGGACGCAGCCATTAGCCGAAAAGCTAATCAATTACGTCGTGGCGCCGATAAAGAAAATATTACATGCCATCGTAAATTACATTCCTAACTTACTTACGATCTTCGTTATATACTTGTTTACAAGGTACGTTGTAAGGGCTGTAAAGTTCCTGGCAACGGAAGTAGAGCGCGGCATCTTAAAAATTAACGGTTTTTATGCAGATTGGGCGCAACCTACTTTCAAGATTGTAAAAGTATTGCTTTACACCTTGATGTTTGTAGCAATATTTCCTTATTTACCCGGTTCACAAAGCAAGGTATTTCAAGGGGTTTCCGTATTTCTCGGTATCCTGATCTCCCTGGGCTCTTCCTCTGCAATAAGTAACATGATTGCCGGGGTTGTTATAACATATATGCGGCCTTTCAGAATAGGTGACCGTATCAAGGTCGGTGAAGTAATGGGTGATGTTATCGAAAAAACATTATTAGTTACCCGTTTGAGAACGATCAAGAACGAAGAAATCACCATTCCAAATGCGATTATCCTAAGCGGGCAAACCATCAACTATACAGTGGCATGCCATGAAAGCAAGGGCTTAATTTTACATACCACGGTCACTATCGGGTATGATGTACCTTGGCGGCAAGTTCACGATTTGTTGATAAATGCCGCGTTGAAAACCCAGGGCATCATACCGGATCCGAAACCGTTCGTATTACAAACGTCCTTGGAAGATTATTATCCTTCTTACCAATTAAATGCCTATACGGATGACGCTTCGAAAATGGCTTTGACTTACTCGTTATTGCATCAATCCATCCAAGATACCTTTAATGAAGCAGGCGTAGAAATCATGTCGCCACATTATACCGCCCTTAGGGATGGTAACACTGCTGCCATGCCGGAAGACAGCCGTCCTAAAGGAGAACCGTCTACATTTAAGATTCATATCACGAAGAAGACAGAATAA
- a CDS encoding cytochrome c, with the protein MNYKKLFLLIFVCSLALRSFAADPVEEGRQIFNARCASCHNVNKKLVGPALAGVTDRRTVEWIENFIHGSQKMIQAGDKDALKLYNEFNQVAMPDHPDITKEQVAAILDFVKKETEVIVAKAPFARPGQLTPAYVPVEASNWEFFLGYGGVVLLLILVLLLAVQVKSTERENGGKFF; encoded by the coding sequence ATGAACTATAAAAAGCTATTCCTGCTGATTTTCGTATGCAGTTTAGCATTACGGTCATTCGCAGCAGATCCCGTTGAAGAAGGACGGCAAATTTTTAATGCACGTTGCGCATCTTGTCATAATGTAAATAAGAAACTGGTTGGGCCGGCATTGGCCGGGGTTACCGACCGGCGTACCGTAGAATGGATTGAAAATTTCATCCATGGATCTCAAAAAATGATCCAGGCCGGCGACAAGGACGCATTGAAACTGTATAATGAATTTAACCAGGTGGCAATGCCCGACCATCCTGATATTACGAAGGAGCAGGTTGCCGCCATACTCGATTTTGTTAAGAAGGAAACAGAAGTGATAGTAGCGAAAGCGCCATTCGCGAGACCTGGGCAACTAACGCCTGCTTACGTACCCGTGGAGGCTTCTAACTGGGAATTTTTCCTGGGTTACGGGGGTGTTGTTTTATTACTGATCCTCGTGTTGTTACTGGCAGTGCAAGTAAAATCTACCGAGCGGGAAAACGGCGGAAAATTCTTCTAA
- a CDS encoding SCO family protein produces the protein MKKLLLQQKTIWVLIIVLVPVLAWLAVTAYENRYVALPVYSTFPAWEIQGDTALLHNYVLYDQDEHATSLNDSRDKIVIVNYFFTRCPVVCPKMMKQVKRVRDAFVDDDLVQFRSFSVDPNYDTAIVLRRFAERYGVDGRQWKLVTGDKPRLYRLARNGFKITATDGDGGPSDFIHSEQLIVLDPRGQIRGYYTGTDPQAVNQLIHDIKKLEHEL, from the coding sequence ATGAAGAAACTATTGCTACAGCAAAAAACAATATGGGTATTAATCATAGTATTAGTACCTGTATTGGCCTGGTTGGCTGTTACAGCATACGAAAATCGCTACGTAGCATTGCCGGTATACAGCACTTTTCCCGCTTGGGAAATACAAGGAGATACTGCCCTGTTACACAACTATGTGCTTTATGACCAGGATGAACACGCTACCAGCTTAAATGATAGCAGGGATAAAATTGTCATCGTTAATTATTTCTTTACACGTTGCCCGGTCGTTTGTCCCAAGATGATGAAGCAGGTTAAACGTGTAAGAGATGCTTTCGTGGACGATGACCTGGTACAATTCCGTTCTTTCTCCGTTGATCCAAATTATGATACTGCAATAGTATTGCGCAGGTTTGCTGAAAGGTACGGGGTAGATGGACGGCAATGGAAATTGGTGACGGGTGATAAGCCGCGCTTATACCGGTTGGCAAGAAACGGTTTCAAAATTACGGCTACCGATGGTGATGGTGGCCCCTCGGATTTTATTCATAGTGAGCAGCTAATTGTCTTGGATCCGCGGGGACAAATCCGGGGATACTATACCGGGACAGATCCTCAAGCGGTTAATCAACTCATTCACGATATTAAAAAATTGGAACATGAACTATAA
- a CDS encoding cbb3-type cytochrome c oxidase subunit I, whose amino-acid sequence MKVSRSLKNVILIELFVPITLLILGIYHGLMQTVYRAGVIHQSSAVKLDYYQGLTLHGVINAIVLTTFFAVAFGHATIAYYLKKEPNKRASWISLILMVTGTLLAAYAMLAGKASVLYTFYPPLKAHPLFYIGTAMLIVGSWVPLFDWMVVYLGWKKEHRGEKIPLAVLGTLVNFIIWFVCTLAVAYEVLVLLLPWAMGYKATVDVTLARTLFWFFGHALVYFWLLPAYIMFYTMLPKWAGGKLYSDNAGRIAFFLFLLLSVPVGVHHQFSDPNISQSSKWVSTLLTFGVAVPSFITAFTLAASLEYAGWKRGAKGLLGWVNKLPYLDQNNYMFGYLIAGLILFIFGGLTGIVNASYALNNVVHNTAWLPGHFHMTVAGPVFLAMIGMSLFMLNGLTGKKIFLPKLNVIVPYLWLIGVLIFSSGLMYGGLMGEPRRTNLGMTYLNPGHELYHPQWVPSTMLALAGGIIMFAAGMCYFIVFFGTCFSKKATESSLVFPDTSSYHDEKYIPLFNSFKPWLVMMVIIIMIAYIPTLLDVLRFGGPGAPPHLPSSPTPGI is encoded by the coding sequence ATGAAAGTAAGTCGTTCCCTTAAAAATGTTATACTGATCGAACTTTTTGTTCCCATTACCTTATTAATACTAGGGATTTACCATGGTTTAATGCAAACTGTTTACAGGGCCGGGGTTATCCACCAATCATCCGCTGTGAAGCTGGATTATTACCAAGGTCTTACCTTGCACGGCGTTATCAATGCCATCGTGCTGACCACCTTTTTTGCCGTGGCTTTCGGTCATGCAACAATAGCCTATTACTTAAAAAAAGAACCCAATAAAAGGGCTTCGTGGATCAGCTTGATCCTGATGGTGACAGGAACCCTATTGGCAGCATATGCGATGTTAGCAGGTAAAGCATCCGTTTTATATACTTTCTATCCCCCTTTAAAAGCGCACCCATTATTTTACATCGGTACAGCCATGCTGATCGTGGGATCTTGGGTGCCTTTATTTGATTGGATGGTGGTATACCTGGGATGGAAGAAAGAACACCGGGGTGAAAAAATACCTTTGGCAGTGCTGGGAACATTGGTGAATTTTATTATATGGTTCGTTTGTACCCTAGCGGTAGCTTACGAAGTGTTGGTACTGTTATTGCCCTGGGCCATGGGCTATAAAGCAACTGTAGATGTTACCTTGGCGAGAACCCTCTTTTGGTTTTTCGGGCATGCCTTGGTGTACTTCTGGTTATTGCCCGCGTACATCATGTTTTACACGATGCTGCCAAAATGGGCAGGTGGAAAATTGTATTCCGATAATGCCGGGAGAATTGCTTTCTTCTTATTCTTACTCTTATCTGTTCCGGTGGGAGTGCATCACCAATTCAGCGATCCCAATATCAGCCAAAGTTCTAAATGGGTATCAACCCTTTTAACTTTCGGTGTGGCGGTTCCAAGTTTCATCACGGCTTTCACGTTAGCCGCATCGTTAGAATATGCCGGTTGGAAACGGGGCGCCAAGGGATTGTTGGGTTGGGTTAACAAGTTGCCCTACCTCGATCAGAATAATTATATGTTCGGTTACCTTATCGCCGGGTTGATCTTGTTCATCTTCGGTGGTTTAACGGGTATCGTAAATGCATCTTATGCATTGAACAACGTGGTACATAATACAGCCTGGCTGCCCGGGCACTTTCATATGACCGTTGCGGGGCCGGTGTTCTTAGCCATGATCGGCATGAGTTTATTTATGCTGAACGGCTTAACAGGTAAGAAAATATTTTTACCCAAGTTAAATGTGATCGTTCCCTATTTGTGGCTCATCGGCGTACTGATTTTTTCAAGCGGTTTGATGTACGGCGGCCTGATGGGAGAACCGCGCAGGACTAACCTGGGCATGACCTACTTGAATCCCGGGCACGAATTGTACCACCCGCAATGGGTTCCTTCAACGATGTTGGCATTAGCCGGTGGAATTATCATGTTCGCGGCCGGCATGTGTTACTTCATCGTCTTCTTCGGGACTTGTTTCAGTAAGAAAGCTACCGAATCAAGTTTAGTATTTCCTGATACGAGCTCTTACCACGACGAAAAATACATTCCATTGTTTAACAGCTTCAAACCATGGTTGGTGATGATGGTCATCATTATCATGATCGCTTACATCCCTACATTATTGGATGTATTGAGATTTGGAGGACCGGGAGCGCCGCCACATTTGCCAAGCAGCCCCACACCAGGTATTTGA